The Streptomyces sp. NL15-2K genome contains a region encoding:
- a CDS encoding nuclear transport factor 2 family protein, with translation MNTTPAHARRAVTAALMTAALAAGVAVVPAAAATPSTAARDAGSGVGHGGKARLSYQESAAVRLTKGVFERGDTRVIDQFVQPNYIAHNPHSANGAEALKNLGAYFHQQFPNARYDVKRVFSEGNLVVMHSNLVRTPGTRGDAVVDIYRFQNGKIAEHWDASQEVPETTTSGNDMFSTLSLPRTQEPGSRQLTARNKKLVTAYYDQVLVRKDLSGIDTYVAADYHQHNPDIEDGAAGAKAGLGWLFQQYPQLTNTPKRIIAEGDLVAVHSHSVPAPGERGSAVVDIFRVRNGKIVEHWDVIQEVPETSANDNTMF, from the coding sequence ATGAACACCACTCCCGCACACGCCCGCAGAGCCGTCACCGCCGCGCTCATGACCGCGGCCCTCGCAGCCGGCGTCGCCGTGGTACCCGCCGCCGCGGCCACCCCCTCGACCGCCGCCCGCGACGCCGGTTCCGGCGTCGGCCACGGTGGGAAGGCTCGGCTCAGCTACCAGGAGTCCGCCGCCGTCCGTCTCACCAAGGGCGTGTTCGAGCGGGGGGACACCAGGGTCATCGACCAGTTCGTACAGCCGAACTACATCGCCCACAACCCGCACTCTGCCAACGGCGCCGAGGCCCTGAAGAACCTCGGAGCGTACTTTCACCAGCAGTTCCCGAACGCCAGGTACGACGTCAAGCGGGTCTTCTCCGAGGGGAACCTGGTGGTGATGCACTCCAACCTCGTCAGGACACCGGGTACCCGTGGCGACGCGGTCGTCGACATCTACCGCTTCCAGAACGGCAAGATCGCCGAGCACTGGGACGCCTCGCAGGAGGTGCCGGAGACCACCACCAGCGGCAACGACATGTTCTCCACGCTCAGCCTGCCGCGGACCCAGGAGCCGGGATCGCGCCAGCTCACCGCGCGCAACAAGAAGCTGGTGACCGCCTACTACGACCAGGTTCTCGTCCGCAAGGACCTGTCCGGCATCGACACCTACGTGGCCGCCGACTACCACCAGCACAACCCCGACATCGAGGACGGCGCCGCGGGAGCGAAGGCCGGGCTGGGGTGGCTCTTCCAGCAGTACCCGCAACTGACGAACACCCCGAAGCGGATCATCGCCGAGGGAGACCTGGTGGCCGTCCACAGCCACTCCGTCCCCGCGCCCGGCGAGCGTGGCAGCGCGGTCGTGGACATCTTCCGCGTACGGAACGGGAAGATCGTCGAGCACTGGGACGTCATACAGGAGGTGCCGGAGACATCGGCGAACGACAACACCATGTTCTGA
- a CDS encoding MarR family transcriptional regulator, with amino-acid sequence MPDQLDIGSLLFIAYRAMGDRVFAAITEAGYDDVTMAQFKLLQRINADGSRLSELAEAAQVTKQTAGYLVDQLEAGGYVERCPDPTDARARLIRKTDKAQAIHPVAVAAIAEIEAEWAAHLGKRRMDQVREGLAKLREITDPYLGR; translated from the coding sequence ATGCCCGACCAACTCGACATCGGGTCCCTGCTCTTCATCGCCTACCGGGCGATGGGCGACCGGGTCTTCGCCGCCATCACCGAGGCCGGGTACGACGACGTCACCATGGCGCAGTTCAAGCTCCTGCAGCGCATCAACGCCGACGGCAGCCGCCTCAGCGAACTCGCCGAAGCCGCACAGGTGACCAAACAGACCGCCGGCTACCTGGTCGACCAGTTGGAGGCCGGCGGATACGTGGAGCGCTGCCCGGATCCCACGGACGCCCGCGCCCGGCTGATCCGCAAGACCGACAAGGCGCAGGCCATACACCCCGTCGCCGTTGCGGCGATCGCCGAGATCGAGGCCGAGTGGGCCGCCCACCTCGGCAAGCGCCGGATGGACCAGGTGCGCGAGGGTCTCGCGAAGCTCCGTGAGATCACGGACCCGTACCTCGGCCGGTGA
- a CDS encoding response regulator transcription factor yields MTIRVLLADDQALVRVSFRMIIESEPDLEVVGEAATGDEAVRLARSTLADVVLMDIRMPEMDGLAATGAITADDDLAGVRVLILTTFEADEYVFQALRAGASGFLGKGVEPADLLDAIRLVARGEALLSPKATKALIARYLAAPDPKGPPVPELTSLTERERQVLVLVAAGLSNDAIAERLHVSPWTAKTHVNRIMTKLGARDRAQLVVIAYQTGFARGQGPVPDQNSQSL; encoded by the coding sequence ATGACCATCCGCGTCCTGCTCGCCGACGACCAGGCCCTTGTCCGTGTCAGCTTCCGCATGATCATCGAGTCGGAGCCCGACCTGGAGGTCGTCGGAGAGGCGGCGACGGGCGACGAAGCGGTCAGGCTGGCCCGCAGCACCCTCGCCGACGTCGTCCTGATGGACATCCGTATGCCCGAGATGGACGGCCTCGCCGCCACCGGCGCCATCACGGCCGACGACGACCTCGCGGGCGTACGGGTGCTGATCCTGACGACCTTCGAAGCCGACGAGTACGTCTTCCAGGCGCTGCGTGCCGGGGCCAGCGGCTTCCTCGGCAAGGGTGTGGAGCCCGCCGACCTCCTCGACGCCATCCGTCTCGTTGCCCGGGGAGAGGCACTGCTGTCACCGAAGGCGACCAAGGCTCTCATCGCCCGCTACCTCGCCGCACCGGACCCCAAGGGCCCTCCGGTGCCGGAACTGACGAGCCTGACCGAACGCGAGCGCCAAGTGCTCGTCCTCGTGGCCGCCGGTCTCTCCAACGACGCCATCGCCGAACGTCTCCACGTCTCGCCCTGGACCGCCAAGACCCACGTGAACCGCATCATGACCAAGCTCGGCGCCCGGGACCGTGCCCAACTCGTCGTGATCGCCTACCAGACCGGCTTCGCTCGGGGCCAAGGGCCAGTACCTGACCAAAATAGTCAGTCTCTCTGA
- a CDS encoding histidine kinase, translating to MEPRLLDAAVAAVVGGGGLLALLFELGPDGVAPSGADAVAAGVAVLLLLARRRAPLPVLALTVLGETAFTVLASRPSPVLAVTALIAVYTVARTVRRRIALIAAAVTATALYVVVAYPTDSASDPEGGAVFAWVGMFAAVGGTVRTWRDYTAAMEERALRAEASKEVEARRRVAEERLRIARELHDVVAHHIALITIQAGVAGHFLRDRPDRADAALAHIREGGRTVLDELGSLLHVLRQSGDESDETDEAQPTEPVPGLSRLGRLIESLTAAGLSVRHRQVGPPRPLPTAIDLAAYRILQEALTNAHKHGADAVTDLLVDYRTDALHIEISNPVRTGPVPDAQGTGHGLTGMRERAHALGGSFHAGAGADGRFRLDVRLPLPETETPADAPSGSDTELDATTAQGRHA from the coding sequence GTGGAGCCACGCCTGCTGGATGCCGCCGTCGCCGCGGTCGTGGGCGGTGGCGGCCTGCTGGCCCTGCTGTTCGAGCTGGGGCCCGACGGCGTAGCACCGTCGGGCGCCGACGCCGTTGCCGCCGGGGTCGCGGTCCTCCTCCTGCTGGCCCGCCGCCGGGCACCGCTGCCCGTCCTGGCGCTGACGGTGCTCGGCGAGACCGCCTTCACCGTCCTCGCCTCCCGTCCGTCGCCCGTGCTCGCCGTCACCGCGCTGATCGCGGTCTACACCGTGGCCCGTACGGTCCGTCGTCGGATCGCGCTGATCGCTGCTGCCGTCACGGCCACCGCGCTGTACGTCGTCGTCGCCTATCCGACGGACTCGGCCTCCGACCCGGAGGGCGGCGCCGTGTTCGCCTGGGTCGGCATGTTCGCCGCTGTCGGAGGAACCGTGCGCACCTGGCGCGATTACACGGCCGCGATGGAGGAGCGGGCGCTACGCGCGGAGGCGAGCAAGGAAGTGGAGGCCCGCCGCCGGGTCGCCGAGGAGCGGCTGCGCATCGCCCGGGAGCTCCACGATGTGGTCGCCCACCACATCGCCCTGATCACCATTCAGGCGGGCGTGGCCGGACACTTCCTGCGTGACCGCCCGGACCGGGCCGACGCGGCGCTCGCCCACATCCGCGAAGGCGGCCGCACGGTGCTGGATGAACTGGGCTCGCTGCTGCACGTACTACGACAGTCCGGCGACGAGTCGGACGAGACGGATGAGGCGCAACCGACGGAACCCGTACCCGGCCTGTCCCGCCTCGGACGGCTCATCGAATCGCTGACCGCCGCCGGGCTGAGCGTCCGCCACCGGCAGGTCGGCCCGCCGCGCCCCCTGCCGACCGCCATCGACCTGGCCGCCTACCGCATCCTCCAGGAGGCGCTGACCAACGCCCACAAGCACGGCGCCGACGCCGTGACGGACCTGCTCGTCGACTACCGGACCGACGCGCTGCACATCGAGATCTCCAACCCGGTACGCACCGGCCCGGTCCCGGATGCCCAGGGCACCGGGCACGGGCTGACGGGCATGCGTGAGCGCGCCCACGCGCTCGGCGGCAGCTTCCACGCCGGAGCAGGCGCCGACGGTCGCTTCCGCCTCGACGTGCGTCTGCCCCTGCCGGAGACCGAAACACCGGCGGATGCTCCGAGCGGATCTGACACAGAGCTGGATGCGACCACCGCGCAGGGGAGACACGCATGA
- a CDS encoding ABC transporter permease subunit: protein MSTTDFAPQGTDTTAPRSAGRQRVTFPRVVHMEWIKLRSLRSTTLTLAITVALLIGFGLLFSSLVGSGEGPDQEDFSDPTSITLGGVMLAALAIAVLGVLMSAGEYATGTIRATLAAVPSRLPVLWGKVVVFAAVSFVLMFVAALAAFLLGQSVLSSRDMDTAALSDPGVFRAVVGAAVYLTGAGLIGLAVGALLRNTAGAITLVVGALFVVPGLIQLLPSSWNDAIGPNLPSNAANSVMSVQTAGDSLSPGSGLAVFAVYIVVLLAGAAVVLKRRDA, encoded by the coding sequence ATGAGCACCACCGACTTCGCCCCTCAGGGCACCGACACGACGGCCCCCCGGTCGGCCGGCCGTCAGCGGGTCACCTTTCCGCGGGTCGTCCACATGGAATGGATCAAGCTGAGGTCGCTGCGCTCGACGACCCTCACGCTGGCGATCACGGTCGCCCTCCTCATCGGCTTCGGCCTGCTGTTCAGCAGCCTGGTCGGCTCGGGAGAGGGCCCCGACCAGGAAGACTTCAGCGACCCGACCTCGATCACCTTGGGCGGCGTGATGCTCGCCGCGCTTGCCATCGCGGTGCTCGGGGTGCTGATGAGCGCCGGCGAGTACGCCACCGGAACCATCCGCGCCACGCTGGCCGCGGTCCCGTCACGCCTGCCGGTGCTGTGGGGCAAGGTGGTCGTCTTCGCCGCGGTCAGCTTCGTGCTCATGTTCGTCGCGGCCCTGGCGGCCTTCCTGCTCGGCCAGTCGGTCCTGTCCTCCCGCGACATGGACACCGCCGCGCTGTCCGATCCGGGGGTGTTCCGCGCGGTCGTCGGCGCGGCGGTCTACCTGACCGGCGCCGGCCTGATCGGCCTGGCGGTCGGGGCCCTGCTGCGCAACACCGCCGGGGCGATCACCCTCGTGGTGGGCGCGCTGTTCGTGGTGCCCGGCCTGATCCAGCTGCTGCCGAGCAGTTGGAACGACGCCATCGGCCCGAACCTGCCGTCGAACGCGGCGAACTCGGTCATGTCCGTGCAGACGGCCGGTGACTCGCTGTCACCCGGGTCCGGACTGGCGGTGTTCGCCGTGTACATCGTGGTGCTCCTGGCCGGCGCGGCCGTCGTGCTCAAGCGGCGCGATGCCTGA
- a CDS encoding ATP-binding cassette domain-containing protein translates to MIEVDNLSKRYGDKLAVDELSFSVRSGVVTGFLGPNGAGKSTTMRMIMGLDRPSSGTTRVNGRPYERHKAPLQEIGALLEAKAIHPGRSAYNHLLALAASNGIGKRRVLEVIDMVGLTEVTRKRAGGFSLGMGQRLGIASALLGDPQVVMLDEPVNGLDPEGVLWIRNLLKDLADRGRTVFVSSHLMTEMALIAEDLIVIGRGRLLSAGPLAAFIAGSSSSSVRVRSPQAADLRALLLGDGVSVSTSEPGVLEVTGLEAAEIGARAAAAGVVLHELFRQEPSLEEAFMELTRDAVEYHATSTEPVTTGRTNR, encoded by the coding sequence GTGATCGAGGTGGACAACCTCAGCAAGAGGTACGGCGACAAGCTCGCAGTCGATGAACTGAGCTTCTCCGTGCGTTCCGGTGTGGTGACGGGGTTCCTCGGGCCCAACGGTGCGGGCAAGTCGACCACGATGCGGATGATCATGGGCCTTGACCGGCCGTCGTCCGGTACGACGCGTGTCAACGGCCGCCCGTACGAGCGGCACAAGGCCCCGCTGCAGGAGATCGGGGCGCTGCTGGAGGCGAAGGCGATCCACCCCGGACGTTCGGCATACAACCACCTGCTGGCGCTGGCGGCGAGCAACGGCATCGGCAAGCGGCGGGTGCTGGAAGTGATCGACATGGTCGGGCTGACGGAGGTGACCCGCAAGCGGGCGGGCGGGTTCTCGCTGGGGATGGGGCAGCGGCTGGGCATCGCCTCGGCGCTGCTCGGTGACCCGCAGGTCGTCATGCTGGACGAACCGGTCAACGGCCTTGACCCCGAAGGGGTGTTGTGGATCCGCAACCTGTTGAAGGACCTCGCGGACCGGGGGCGGACGGTCTTCGTCTCCTCTCACCTGATGACCGAGATGGCGTTGATCGCCGAGGACCTGATCGTGATCGGACGGGGGCGGCTGCTGTCCGCCGGTCCGCTCGCCGCATTCATCGCCGGATCCTCCAGCAGCAGCGTACGAGTGCGCTCACCGCAGGCCGCGGACCTGCGTGCCCTGCTGCTGGGCGACGGCGTCTCGGTGTCCACCAGCGAGCCGGGCGTGCTGGAGGTGACGGGACTGGAGGCGGCCGAGATCGGTGCACGCGCCGCGGCCGCCGGCGTGGTCCTGCATGAGCTGTTCCGTCAGGAGCCCTCGCTGGAGGAGGCGTTCATGGAGCTGACCCGCGACGCCGTCGAATACCACGCCACCTCCACCGAGCCCGTCACGACGGGAAGGACGAACCGATGA
- a CDS encoding DUF3830 family protein yields the protein MAERYVEVALDRRGVRCRARLLDDRAPITCAAVWDALPLSSDVYHAKYARNEIYALFPPFAETEPPLENPTVTPIPGDLCYFSFAGAELGTRAYGYDREVRPGTTLVDLALFYERNNLLLNADVGWVPGIVWGQIVEGLEDMADACNDLWRSGAAGETLSFRRA from the coding sequence ATGGCGGAACGCTATGTCGAGGTCGCGCTGGACCGGCGCGGGGTCCGGTGCCGGGCACGGCTGCTCGACGACCGGGCACCGATCACGTGCGCGGCGGTGTGGGACGCGCTGCCCCTGAGCAGCGACGTCTACCACGCCAAGTACGCGCGCAACGAGATCTACGCCCTCTTCCCGCCCTTCGCGGAAACGGAACCGCCCCTGGAGAACCCGACCGTCACCCCGATCCCGGGCGACCTCTGCTACTTCTCCTTCGCCGGCGCGGAACTCGGCACCCGCGCCTACGGCTACGACCGCGAGGTCCGCCCCGGCACCACCCTGGTCGACCTGGCCCTCTTCTACGAACGCAACAACCTCCTCCTCAACGCCGACGTCGGCTGGGTCCCCGGCATCGTCTGGGGCCAGATCGTCGAGGGCCTGGAGGACATGGCCGACGCCTGCAACGACCTGTGGCGGTCGGGGGCGGCGGGGGAGACGCTGAGTTTTCGGCGGGCGTGA
- the ehuB gene encoding ectoine/hydroxyectoine ABC transporter substrate-binding protein EhuB — MVGLQADDNGSRSTRRPGIRRRTLLSGSAALVTAGAVGASSGCSRVATADTGDGGHLLDQLRANGTVRLGIAGEQPYGYIGTDGKITGSAPAIAERIFGNLGVEKVEPFPTEFGSLIFGLNSLQFDVVAAGMYINPERCEQVLFADPEYQMKDAFIVPKGNPKNLRTYADIARAKARMATGIGYAEIDYAKEAGVKQIATLPDQLAGLLAVEQGRVDVFVGTAVTVRNVVKQTGSKKVEATEEVTPYMDGKPVIDVGAFAFRTPERNLRDAFNRELHKLKRSGELLEIMRPFGFTKDQMTNLTAEEKCRS; from the coding sequence ATGGTTGGACTGCAGGCAGACGACAACGGCTCACGAAGCACGAGGAGACCCGGCATACGCCGGCGCACCCTGCTCTCGGGATCGGCCGCCCTGGTCACGGCGGGCGCGGTCGGGGCGAGCAGCGGGTGCAGTCGGGTGGCCACGGCCGACACCGGGGACGGCGGGCACCTGCTCGACCAGTTGCGCGCCAACGGCACCGTGCGCCTGGGCATCGCGGGCGAGCAGCCGTACGGCTACATCGGAACGGACGGCAAGATCACCGGGTCGGCCCCGGCCATCGCCGAGCGCATCTTCGGCAACCTCGGCGTCGAGAAGGTCGAACCGTTCCCGACCGAGTTCGGCTCGCTGATCTTCGGACTGAACTCGCTCCAGTTCGACGTGGTCGCCGCCGGCATGTACATCAACCCCGAACGCTGCGAACAGGTGCTCTTCGCCGACCCCGAGTACCAGATGAAGGACGCCTTCATCGTGCCCAAGGGCAACCCGAAGAACCTGCGCACGTACGCCGACATCGCGCGGGCGAAGGCCCGGATGGCGACCGGCATCGGCTACGCGGAGATCGACTACGCCAAGGAGGCGGGTGTGAAGCAGATCGCCACCCTGCCCGACCAGCTGGCCGGTCTCCTCGCCGTCGAACAGGGCCGCGTCGACGTCTTCGTGGGCACCGCCGTCACCGTGCGCAACGTGGTGAAGCAGACCGGCAGCAAGAAGGTGGAGGCGACCGAGGAGGTCACGCCGTACATGGACGGTAAACCGGTCATCGACGTCGGCGCCTTCGCGTTCCGGACGCCGGAGCGGAACCTCCGGGACGCCTTCAACCGTGAGCTGCACAAGCTGAAGCGGAGCGGTGAGCTGCTGGAGATCATGCGGCCCTTCGGCTTCACGAAGGACCAGATGACGAACCTCACGGCCGAGGAGAAGTGTCGGTCATGA
- the ehuC gene encoding ectoine/hydroxyectoine ABC transporter permease subunit EhuC — MSDINSHLWALIFNGLWITVQLTVFSAALGAVVAFVVGIARTHRLWIVRFVSGAYFEIFRGTSALVLMMWVFFVVPLTLGWQLVPMWAAVLTLGCTYGAYGSEVVRGAVAAVPPAQREAGVALGFTPAQRMRKIVLPQAWPEMVPPFNNLLIELLKGTALVSVLGVGDITFAAQLVRNAIGKSAPVYTVILVMYFVLAFLLTRVMRLVERRAKASVGRTPPKSRASTTVTRPGLGKTDAGRPDLVAGSSAAPGGAS; from the coding sequence ATGAGTGACATCAACTCCCATCTGTGGGCCCTGATCTTCAACGGCCTCTGGATCACCGTCCAGCTGACCGTGTTCAGTGCCGCGCTCGGCGCGGTCGTCGCCTTCGTCGTGGGCATCGCCCGGACGCATCGGCTGTGGATCGTACGGTTCGTCTCGGGCGCGTACTTCGAGATATTCCGCGGCACCTCCGCCCTGGTCCTGATGATGTGGGTGTTCTTCGTGGTGCCGCTGACGCTGGGGTGGCAGCTCGTGCCGATGTGGGCCGCCGTGCTCACGCTGGGCTGCACCTACGGCGCCTACGGCTCGGAGGTCGTCCGGGGTGCGGTGGCCGCGGTGCCGCCGGCCCAGCGGGAGGCGGGCGTCGCCCTGGGCTTCACACCGGCCCAGCGGATGCGCAAGATCGTGCTGCCGCAGGCCTGGCCGGAGATGGTGCCGCCCTTCAACAACCTGCTCATCGAGCTGCTGAAGGGCACCGCCCTGGTGTCCGTCCTGGGCGTGGGCGACATCACCTTCGCGGCCCAGCTGGTGCGCAACGCCATCGGCAAGAGCGCCCCGGTCTACACCGTCATCCTCGTCATGTACTTCGTGCTGGCCTTCCTGCTCACCCGCGTGATGCGCCTGGTGGAACGCAGGGCCAAGGCCAGTGTCGGGCGGACCCCGCCCAAGAGCCGCGCCTCGACCACCGTGACCCGGCCCGGGCTCGGTAAGACCGACGCCGGCCGGCCGGACCTCGTCGCCGGTTCGTCCGCCGCCCCCGGAGGTGCCTCGTGA